Proteins encoded in a region of the Panicum hallii strain FIL2 chromosome 3, PHallii_v3.1, whole genome shotgun sequence genome:
- the LOC112884535 gene encoding uncharacterized protein LOC112884535: protein MVEGHVAVICAAVAALALAAAALGIIGEATSKYDGATCVYRRTPAFGCGLAAAASLLTGQVVLSAAAGCWDRCRTRAGDVRRAGVVVSSLLSWFLAILAASAFLVGALRNQSGERRPRGDVSTYYRCTVLVAGVFAGGSFLAIAAAAVGIGSYVALEEAAGSCPPPVWRGEPRQGVAGGDA from the exons ATGGTGGAGGGGCATGTGGCCGTGATCTGCGCCGCGGTGGCCGcgctcgccctcgccgccgccgcgctgggGATCATCGGCGAGGCGACCAGCAA GTACGACGGCGCCACCTGCGTGTACCGGAGGACGCCGGCGTTCGGGTGCGgcctcgcggcggcggcctcgctgCTGACCGGCCAGGtcgtcctctccgccgccgccggctgctgGGACCGCTGCAGGACGCGCGCCGGCGACGTCCGCCGCGCCGGCGTCGTCGTCTCTTCTCTGCTCTCCTG GTTTCTGGCGATTCTGGCGGCGAGCGCGTTCCTCGTCGGCGCTCTGAGGAACCAGAGCGGAGAGCGGCGGCCGAGAGGGGACGTCTCCACCTACTATAGGTGCACCGTGCTCGTGGCGGGGGTGTTCGCCGGCGGATCATTCCTCGCCAtcgccgcggcggccgtcggGATCGGCTCCTATGTCGCCCTTGAGGAGGCGGCGGGCTCCTGTCCGCCGCCGGTGTGGCGCGGAGAGCCCCGGCAGGGCGTCGCGGGAGGGGATGCTTAG
- the LOC112886547 gene encoding mannose/glucose-specific lectin-like — translation MANFEIIPSPLPEENNEFNFSNLYLFHTPPGPNRNQFGVTSSDAATGLGAIGVNNWPIYDGAGPNAAIVARAQGLHVYAGNWNNVFSIVFEIQRFKGSTLQVMGISVENGEFAIVGGTGQFAMASGVIYKNFHEQRSDGNIIRLTIQGSSPLLKGWSPPPSQVTKVGPLGGDGGVDQDITDTPGRLESITVQSGVVIDAIAFSYADQAGQKRSAGPWGGSGRCSNTIQLAPSEFVTGISGTVGLYRSCNVIASLTFVTNVKTYGPFGLGDGTPFTVPVEDNHGVVGFFGRSSRYLDAIGAYVQPQQ, via the exons ATGGCCAATTTCGAGATCATTCCATCCCCTTTGCCTGAGGAGAACAACGAGTTCAACTTCAGCAACCTCTACCTGTTCCACACCCCTCCGGGTCCAAACAGGAACCAGTTTGGAGTGACAAGCTCGGATGCCGCTACCGGTCTGGGTGCCATCGGCGTCAACAACTGGCCGATATACGATGGAGCTGGCCCAAACGCCGCCATTGTTGCCCGTGCGCAAGGCTTGCACGTCTATGCTGGCAACTGGAACAATGTTTTCAGCATAGTCTTCGAGATTCAGAG GTTTAAGGGGTCAACGCTTCAGGTGATGGGTATCTCGGTTGAAAATGGTGAGTTTGCAATTGTTGGTGGGACGGGTCAGTTTGCCATGGCAAGCGGTGTCATCTACAAGAACTTTCATGAGCAGAGGAGCGATGGCAACATCATCCGACTGACCATCCAGGGATCCTCCCCCCTGCTGAAAGGGTGGTCGCCACCGCCG AGCCAAGTCACAAAGGTTGGGCCATTGGGTGGAGATGGTGGGGTGGACCAGGACATAACAGACACACCAGGGCGTCTAGAAAGCATCACTGTGCAGAGCGGTGTGGTTATTGATGCGATCGCATTCTCATACGCTGACCAAGCTGGTCAGAAGCGCAGCGCAGGCCCATGGGGCGGTTCAGGCCGGTGTTCCAACACG ATTCAGCTTGCCCCCTCTGAGTTCGTGACGGGCATTTCCGGGACGGTTGGCCTCTACCGCTCGTGCAACGTCATAGCATCCCTCACGTTCGTCACCAACGTCAAGACGTACGGGCCGTTCGGACTTGGAGACGGGACCCCATTCACCGTCCCGGTGGAAGACAACCACGGCGTCGTGGGCTTCTTTGGGCGTAGCAGCAGATATCTTGACGCCATTGGCGCCTACGTGCAACCACAACAATGA
- the LOC112886526 gene encoding uncharacterized protein LOC112886526: MANFQITPSRVTVENTEYSFSNLYLFQTPLDPNRNQFGVTSSDAATGPGAIVVNNWPIYDGAGPGATVVARAQGLHIHAGNWNNVFSIVFENQRFHGSTLEVMGISVEHGEHAIVGGTGQFAMARGVIYKKFHEPRSDGNIIQLTIRGFFPVLKRSPQTSRVIKKGPYGGNGGVAWDITDTPSRLESITIHYGGVIDGIEFSYFDQYDQKHTTGRWGGSGGTSTRTIELAPSEFVKEVFGTIGSYSPYNNIIRTLAIVTNVRTYGPFGNPRNGTTPFSIPAQNNGSIVGFFARGMRFLDAIGVYVQETQI, translated from the exons ATGGCCAATTTCCAAATCACTCCAAGCCGTGTAACCGTTGAGAACACCGAGTACAGCTTCAGCAACCTCTACTTGTTCCAAACCCCTCTGGATCCAAACAGGAACCAGTTTGGAGTGACAAGCTCGGATGCCGCTACCGGTCCGGGTGCCATCGTCGTCAACAACTGGCCGATATACGATGGAGCAGGCCCAGGCGCTACCGTCGTAGCCCGTGCGCAAGGCTTGCACATCCATGCTGGTAACTGGAACAATGTTTTCAGCATAGTGTTCGAGAATCAGAG GTTTCATGGCTCAACGCTTGAGGTGATGGGCATATCTGTTGAGCATGGTGAGCATGCCATTGTTGGTGGAACCGGGCAGTTCGCCATGGCAAGAGGCGTCATCTACAAAAAGTTCCACGAGCCGAGGAGCGATGGTAACATCATACAACTTACCATCCGCGGATTCTTCCCCGTGCTGAAACGATCGCCGCAGACG AGCCGTGTCATCAAGAAGGGGCCATATGGTGGAAATGGAGGGGTAGCTTGGGACATAACAGACACACCGAGTCGTCTAGAGAGCATCACAATTCATTACGGCGGAGTTATTGACGGAATTGAATTTTCATATTTTGACCAATATGATCAGAAGCACACAACAGGGCGGTGGGGTGGTTCAGGAGGAACGTCTACCAGAACG ATTGAGCTTGCACCTTCTGAGTTTGTCAAGGAAGTTTTTGgaacaatcggctcttacagCCCGTACAACAACATCATTAGAACCCTTGCGATCGTCACCAACGTCAGGACATACGGGCCTTTTGGGAACCCACGAAATGGAACCACGCCATTCAGCATCCCCGCGCAGAACAACGGCAGCATTGT